CGGATCGCGCCGGGGCATCCGGAACAGAATGGCCGTTACGAACGCATGCACCTGACGTTGCAGCAAGACACGGCGAGCCCGCCGGCGGCGACGCTGCGAACCCAGGCCGATTGCTTCCGTCGGTTCCAACGGATCTACAACGAGGAGCGCCCGCATGAAGCTCTGTCTCAGACCCCGCCGGCGCGGCACTATCAGCCTTCACCGCGGCCATGGGACGTCGTGCTGCGTTCTCCTGAGCTCGATGAGAGCATAGACAAGCGCCACGTACGCAAGGACGGTTCGATCAAATGGTTCGGCCGGATGGTCTACATCAACGAGAACCTGGCCGGCGAGTGGATCGGCGTGCAGGAGGTCGCAGAGGACTTGTTAGAGCTGCGCTATGGCCCGATCACGTTGGATCACTTGAAGCCGCGCAGCGCCAAACTAATGCGCAATGCGGCCGGCGGTGGATTTGTGGATAACGCTAACGCGTTGTCCACAAGCCCACCGCCGCAACAACCGTAACATCAAGAGAACAAATCATGAAATCTGCTACCCATGTCGTCGGGCTAAACTGTTACCCATGTCGCCGGTTGCACACCCTTGTGGGGGAGGGCAGGGAGGGGGGAGCCACTGTTGTTCTACGCCCGCCCGTCATCCAGCGCCCGTTGCAAGTTGGGAAACGCGTGGTCCTTGTGGGGTAGCGGCATGGCGGCCACGAAATAGTCTTGGAACTCGGGCGCCGCCGCCGTCTCGATCTTTTCGACGCGCCCTACCAGGTCCTCGATCTCGCCCCGCATATCAGCGTTCAAGAGCGCGATACGGGCGCCGGTGCCGGCGGCGTTGCCGGCCGAGGAGACGCGGTCCAGCGGGCAATCGGGGATCATGCCCAGCGCCATGGCGTGCAAGGGGTCGATGTAGCTGCCGAAGGCGCCGGCCAGCACGATGCGGTCGAGGGTCTCGACCCCCAGCCGGTCCATCAGCAGCCTGGCCCCGGCATAGAGCGCCGCCTTGGCCAGTTGGATGGCACGCACGTCGGTCTGGCTGATGTCGATGAGCGGCGGGCCGGCAAACAGGCGGTATGAGAAGACCCGGCCGTCGGGCACCACATGGGGGTTCTGCTCCCAGGCCCGGCCGTCGATCAGGCCGCTCGAGGCGAGAATGCCGGCCAGGTGCATCTCGGCCACCGCCTCGATGATGCCCGAGCCGCAGATGCCGGTGACGCCGAAGCTCTTGATGGCTTCGTGGAAGCCGGGTTCATCCGACCAGAGCTCGCTGCCGATGACGCGAAAACGCGGCGCCAGCGTCTCGCGCTCGATGCGCACGCGCTCGATGGCGCCGGGCGCGGCGCGCTGGCCGGCGTCGATCTGGGCGCCCTCGAAGGCCGGGCCGGTGGGGCTGGAACAGGCCAGCAGGCGCTGGCGGTTGCCCAGCACGATCTCGGCGTTGGTGCCGACGTCAGCGATCAGCACCAACTCGTCGGATCTGTGCGGGCTTTCCGAGAGCAAAACGCCGGCGGTGTCGGCACCGACGTGGCCGGCGATGCAGGGCAGAAGGTAGGCCTGGGCGCCGGCGTGGAAACCCAAGTCGAGATCGTCGGCCGCCACCGTCACGGCCTCGTCGACGACCAGGGGAAAGGGCGCGCGGCCGAGCTGCAGCGGATCCAGGCCCAAGAGAATATGGTGCATGATGGGATTGCCGACGAAGCTCGCCTCGAGGATATCGCCGGGCCTGATGCCGGCCTCGGCGCAGGTTTCGGCCGCCAGCTCGGCGATGGCGCGGCGCACGGTGGTGCTGAGCGTGTCGGCCTCGTTCGGGTTGAGCTGGAGGTAGGAAATCCGGCTGATCAGATCCTCGCCGAAGCGGATCTGCGGGTTCATGGCCCCCGCGGCGGCCAGCACGTCGCCGCTGTGCAGGTCGCAAAGGTGGGCGGCAATGGTGGTGGTGCCGACGTCCACCGCCAGGCCATGGGCCTGGTCGCGAAAGCCGGGACAGACGGCGATCGGCAGGCTCGTCTCCCGCAGCGCCACGGTGACGCGCCAGCCGCCCTCACGCAGCGCCCGGGGCAGCGCCTGCAGGAAGGCCAGCCCGGGGGCCCCGGCGCTGACCCCCCACTCGGCCTCCAGCGCCGCCTGCAAGCGCGAATAATCGCTGGTCTGGTCGTCGATGGTGGGGGGCTCCAGCTCGACATAATGCAGCTTGACCAGCGGTACGATGTCGATGGTCCGGCTCTCGACCCGCTTGCGCACGATCTGGCGGTGGATCTGGCTGGCCGCCGGCACGTCGAGCACCAGATCGCCGCGGATCTCGCTGGCGCAGCTCAGGCGCTGGCCGGCGATCAGGATGCCGCCCTGTTTGACGAAGCGTTCCTCCATCTCGCCCGGCGGCGAGAGGTGGTCGCTGCGTGAGACCAGGCCGAACTTGGCGAACTCACCTTCGCTCACGCCAACCTGGCAGCGGCCGCAGATGCCGCGGCCGCCGCAGACGCTGTCGATGTCGACGCCAAGCTGACGCGCCGCCAGCAGCACCAGGGTGCCGCGCGCAAAGCGCCCCCTCTTGCCCGACGGCGTAAAAACCACCAGGGCGTCGTCAGTCATCGAGACGTTCCCAACTTAGCCGGCTGCTTCCGCTTCCTTGGCCGCCGCGGCCAGCTTGCGCGAGCGCTTGATCCAACGCATGCAGTTGTCGTCCAGCCCCTGCATGACCTCGGCCCCGGTGATGGCGTTGATCACCTCGGGGTGCAGCGGATTGACGATGGCCGAGGTCAGACCGGCGCCGATCAGCATGCTGAGGAAGGCACAGTTGAGGTCGCGCCGGTTGGGCAGCCCGAAGCTCACGTTGGAGGCGCCGCAGATGGTGTTGACCTCGAGCTCACTCCGCGCCCGGCGCACGATCTCCAGGGCCGAGCGGCCCGAAAGATTGACTGCACCCACCGGCATGACCAGGGGATCGACCAGCACGTCGGCGCGCGCGACACCGTGGTCCTCGGCGCGCTCGACGATTTTCTTGGCCACCTCGAAGCGCACGTTTGGGTCTTCGCTGATGC
The sequence above is drawn from the Alphaproteobacteria bacterium genome and encodes:
- a CDS encoding integrase core domain-containing protein, whose protein sequence is RIAPGHPEQNGRYERMHLTLQQDTASPPAATLRTQADCFRRFQRIYNEERPHEALSQTPPARHYQPSPRPWDVVLRSPELDESIDKRHVRKDGSIKWFGRMVYINENLAGEWIGVQEVAEDLLELRYGPITLDHLKPRSAKLMRNAAGGGFVDNANALSTSPPPQQP
- a CDS encoding ASKHA domain-containing protein, yielding MTDDALVVFTPSGKRGRFARGTLVLLAARQLGVDIDSVCGGRGICGRCQVGVSEGEFAKFGLVSRSDHLSPPGEMEERFVKQGGILIAGQRLSCASEIRGDLVLDVPAASQIHRQIVRKRVESRTIDIVPLVKLHYVELEPPTIDDQTSDYSRLQAALEAEWGVSAGAPGLAFLQALPRALREGGWRVTVALRETSLPIAVCPGFRDQAHGLAVDVGTTTIAAHLCDLHSGDVLAAAGAMNPQIRFGEDLISRISYLQLNPNEADTLSTTVRRAIAELAAETCAEAGIRPGDILEASFVGNPIMHHILLGLDPLQLGRAPFPLVVDEAVTVAADDLDLGFHAGAQAYLLPCIAGHVGADTAGVLLSESPHRSDELVLIADVGTNAEIVLGNRQRLLACSSPTGPAFEGAQIDAGQRAAPGAIERVRIERETLAPRFRVIGSELWSDEPGFHEAIKSFGVTGICGSGIIEAVAEMHLAGILASSGLIDGRAWEQNPHVVPDGRVFSYRLFAGPPLIDISQTDVRAIQLAKAALYAGARLLMDRLGVETLDRIVLAGAFGSYIDPLHAMALGMIPDCPLDRVSSAGNAAGTGARIALLNADMRGEIEDLVGRVEKIETAAAPEFQDYFVAAMPLPHKDHAFPNLQRALDDGRA